One segment of Primulina tabacum isolate GXHZ01 chromosome 6, ASM2559414v2, whole genome shotgun sequence DNA contains the following:
- the LOC142548699 gene encoding mitochondrial carrier protein MTM1-like isoform X2, protein MISENPWLKSSQLAGQMFADLRCSPSCTRAGVHGTVAICPPDCFHYKGTLDVFYKIIRQEGFLRLWRGTNAGLAVAVPTVGIYLPCYDIFRNMLEEFAVQSAPVLEPYTPLLAGSMARSLACTSCYPIELAKTRMQAFKHVNGDKSPPGVLKTLIGNIPRVKSTNNFGNSLQSYRVLWTGLGAQLARDVPFSAICWPTLELVRRRLLGFVGDEANAASILGANFSAGFVAGSLAAAATCPLDVAKTRRQIEKDPMRALKMSTRQTLLEIWRDGGMKGLFTGVGPRIGRTGPSVGIVVSFYEVVKYILQNPYTAA, encoded by the exons ATGATTTCAGAGAATCCTTGGCTCAAATCAAGCCAGCTCGCTGGTCAG ATGTTTGCTGATCTAAGGTGTTCTCCCTCATGCACGCGTGCTGGGGTTCATGGTACAGTGGCAATTTGCCCACCTGATTGTTTCCATTACAAAGGGACACTCGATGTGTTTTACAAAATCATACGACAG GAAGGATTTTTGAGACTTTGGAGAGGCACGAATGCTGGCTTAGCGGTTGCTGTGCCCACT GTTGGCATATACTTGCCTTGCTATGACATTTTCCGTAACATGTTAGAGGAATTTGCTGTACAGAGTGCTCCTGTCTTAGAGCCATACACACCTTTGCTGGCTGGTTCAATGGCACGTTCACTAGCTTGCACAAGTTGCTACCCTATTGAGCTTGCCAAAACACGAATGCAG GCGTTTAAGCATGTCAATGGTGATAAAAGCCCCCCTGGAGTCTTGAAAACTTTAATTGGCAATATTCCACGGGTCAAGAGCACAAACAACTTTGGAAACAGCT TGCAAAGCTACCGTGTCTTGTGGACGGGCCTTGGTGCTCAGCTTGCTCGTGATGTTCCTTTCTCTGCCATCTGCTGGCCAACCCTTGAGCTG GTAAGAAGGCGGCTTTTAGGTTTTGTTGGAGATGAAGCCAACGCAGCCAGTATCCTTGGGGCAAATTTTTCTGCTGGTTTTGTTGCTGGTAGCCTTGCTGCTGCTGCTACGTGTCCACTTGACGTTGCAAAGACCCGCAGGCAAATTGAG AAGGATCCCATGAGGGCATTGAAGATGAGTACAAGACAGACACTGTTGGAGATATGGAG GGATGGAGGGATGAAGGGATTGTTTACTGGAGTTGGTCCTCGTATTGGCCGTACTGGTCCGTCGGTTGGGATTGTGGTTTCATTTTATGAAGTCGTTAAGTACATTCTACAGAATCCATATACTGCTGCTTAA
- the LOC142548001 gene encoding putative RING-H2 finger protein ATL21A — protein sequence MDATETLFFLFIFLFVEYSFAQLCSDSSCHLGEPKIRFPFQLQNLQPKSCGYRGFNLSCDASDQTVIDIQNSGQFTVQAIDYQTQRIWLNDPDSCLPKRLFTLNLSASPFSGYFNQNFAFFNCATLDYTKYKFNPIGCLSGQNYTVFASSSVIAISFLTSRCSLISTVSVPVQWTFSEPMATSDLSEDILLSWDNPQCGWCESRGGWCGLKSNSTTVTECSLVSRRGLPRGARYAVIAGAGVPALLLIMGFLCCICRKVKGFTRRHLPIVDSSSSAAVAPQTLVITGGLDSSTIESYPKTILGESRRLPKPNDNTCTICLSEYKPKETLRSIPECQHCFHADCVDQWLKLKASCPICRNSPKCTSIDIQVS from the exons ATGGATGCCACCGAAACGCTCTTctttctcttcatttttttattcgtCGAGTATTCATTTGCTCAACTATGTTCAGATTCTTCCTGCCATCTCGGGGAACCCAAGATCCGGTTCCCGTTCCAGCTCCAAAACCTTCAGCCAAAGTCATGCGGCTACCGGGGCTTCAATCTTTCCTGTGACGCATCAGATCAAACAGTTATCGACATCCAAAACTCAGGCCAATTCACGGTCCAAGCTATAGACTACCAAACGCAACGCATATGGCTCAACGATCCGGACAGCTGCCTCCCCAAACGCCTCTTTACTTTAAACCTTTCCGCGTCTCCGTTTTCTGGCTATTTCAATCAGAATTTTGCCTTCTTTAATTGCGCGACGCTTGATTACACCAAGTATAAGTTCAACCCTATCGGATGTTTGAGCGGTCAGAATTACACGGTTTTCGCCTCGTCTTCTGTTATTGCTATCTCATTCTTGACATCTAGGTGTAGCCTGATATCTACGGTGTCTGTGCCGGTTCAGTGGACGTTTTCTGAACCAATGGCGACGTCGGATCTCAGTGAAGACATCTTGCTCAGTTGGGACAACCCGCAGTGCGGATGGTGCGAGTCGAGAGGTGGATGGTGTGGGCTCAAGAGCAATTCCACTACAGTTACTGAATGCAGTCTCGTTTCTCGCCGCG GACTTCCAAGAGGTGCGCGTTACGCAGTAATTGCTGGGGCCGGAGTGCCTGCGCTCCTTTTAATAATGGGATTTCTGTGCTGCATTTGCCGCAAGGTGAAGGGCTTCACCCGGCGGCACCTACCGATTGTTGACTCCAGCAGCTCTGCCGCTGTAGCGCCACAAACTCTAGTCATCACGGGTGGGCTCGACAGTTCAACTATTGAATCTTACCCCAAAACGATCCTAGGGGAGAGCCGAAGGTTGCCTAAGCCTAACGACAACACTTGCACGATTTGCTTATCCGAGTACAAGCCCAAGGAGACCCTCAGAAGTATACCCGAATGTCAGCATTGCTTTCATGCAGATTGTGTGGACCAATGGCTGAAGTTAAAAGCTTCGTGCCCCATTTGTAGGAATTCTCCCAAATGCACGTCCATTGATATTCAAGTTTCTTGA
- the LOC142548699 gene encoding mitochondrial carrier protein MTM1-like isoform X1 → MSTAKQTSRILGVDNGISLMSDSMLIEDGTEVTRTSELQAHHSTVLDYQLGLRERAFSAAGAAFLSAILVNPLDVAKTRLQAQAAGVPYSHPLSNVISRMAVFGPQMMFADLRCSPSCTRAGVHGTVAICPPDCFHYKGTLDVFYKIIRQEGFLRLWRGTNAGLAVAVPTVGIYLPCYDIFRNMLEEFAVQSAPVLEPYTPLLAGSMARSLACTSCYPIELAKTRMQAFKHVNGDKSPPGVLKTLIGNIPRVKSTNNFGNSLQSYRVLWTGLGAQLARDVPFSAICWPTLELVRRRLLGFVGDEANAASILGANFSAGFVAGSLAAAATCPLDVAKTRRQIEKDPMRALKMSTRQTLLEIWRDGGMKGLFTGVGPRIGRTGPSVGIVVSFYEVVKYILQNPYTAA, encoded by the exons ATGAGCACGGCCAAGCAGACCTCCAGAATTCTGGGAGTTGATAATGGTATATCCTTGATGTCTGATTCAATGTTGATTGAGGATGGGACTGAAGTTACCAGGACTTCAGAGCTGCAGGCGCACCATAGCACCGTTTTGGATTACCAGTTAGGTCTGCGTGAGAGAGCATTTTCTGCTGCTGGAGCTGCATTTCTATCAGCCATTTTGGTTAACCCACTTGATGTTGCAAAG ACGAGATTGCAGGCTCAGGCTGCAGGAGTCCCTTACTCACACCCATTGAGTAATGTTATAAGTCGCATGGCAGTTTTCGGACCCCAAATG ATGTTTGCTGATCTAAGGTGTTCTCCCTCATGCACGCGTGCTGGGGTTCATGGTACAGTGGCAATTTGCCCACCTGATTGTTTCCATTACAAAGGGACACTCGATGTGTTTTACAAAATCATACGACAG GAAGGATTTTTGAGACTTTGGAGAGGCACGAATGCTGGCTTAGCGGTTGCTGTGCCCACT GTTGGCATATACTTGCCTTGCTATGACATTTTCCGTAACATGTTAGAGGAATTTGCTGTACAGAGTGCTCCTGTCTTAGAGCCATACACACCTTTGCTGGCTGGTTCAATGGCACGTTCACTAGCTTGCACAAGTTGCTACCCTATTGAGCTTGCCAAAACACGAATGCAG GCGTTTAAGCATGTCAATGGTGATAAAAGCCCCCCTGGAGTCTTGAAAACTTTAATTGGCAATATTCCACGGGTCAAGAGCACAAACAACTTTGGAAACAGCT TGCAAAGCTACCGTGTCTTGTGGACGGGCCTTGGTGCTCAGCTTGCTCGTGATGTTCCTTTCTCTGCCATCTGCTGGCCAACCCTTGAGCTG GTAAGAAGGCGGCTTTTAGGTTTTGTTGGAGATGAAGCCAACGCAGCCAGTATCCTTGGGGCAAATTTTTCTGCTGGTTTTGTTGCTGGTAGCCTTGCTGCTGCTGCTACGTGTCCACTTGACGTTGCAAAGACCCGCAGGCAAATTGAG AAGGATCCCATGAGGGCATTGAAGATGAGTACAAGACAGACACTGTTGGAGATATGGAG GGATGGAGGGATGAAGGGATTGTTTACTGGAGTTGGTCCTCGTATTGGCCGTACTGGTCCGTCGGTTGGGATTGTGGTTTCATTTTATGAAGTCGTTAAGTACATTCTACAGAATCCATATACTGCTGCTTAA